ATGCTGAAAAGCGATGTGAAATACCGCTTTGTTATCGACATCAATACCCTGCGCGAGCAGCCTGCCGCGTAAGCCGTCCGATCTGAAACCCTCTTGCCCGGGTAAGAGGGTTTTATTGCCGCCTATCGGGCAGCGGCAACCTGCTGGAATGAGGCATCGATCAGATAGTAAATCTGCGAATCTTTCAGCGAACCGTCCAGAAACAGCGTATTCCAGTGGGATTTGTTCAGATGCTCACTGGGAATGATGTCGCTATGCTCTTCGCGCAGTAATTCGGCCAGCGCGGGCGTCGATTTCAGCGAGACCGCTGGCCGCCCTTTTGCCTCATGCACCATCGCGAACAGCACGCCGTTGCTTTTAATCTGCGTGGCCTTCCAGTCACTGTGGACGCTCTGCTCCGCGCCCGGTTTGCTCATGCAATAGGTCAGTAAGTCTGAGTTATTCATTACGCTTCCCCTTGTAAAGTGGCGACAATCCGCCTGGCACCGCCCTCAATGCGATGCTC
This genomic window from Pantoea sp. Lij88 contains:
- a CDS encoding MmcQ/YjbR family DNA-binding protein; protein product: MNNSDLLTYCMSKPGAEQSVHSDWKATQIKSNGVLFAMVHEAKGRPAVSLKSTPALAELLREEHSDIIPSEHLNKSHWNTLFLDGSLKDSQIYYLIDASFQQVAAAR